In a genomic window of Wyeomyia smithii strain HCP4-BCI-WySm-NY-G18 chromosome 1, ASM2978416v1, whole genome shotgun sequence:
- the LOC129725361 gene encoding protein FAN-like, translating to MEKERFSLLLLEPGEIYFEDFSVDLMQPYDGHGSSSSSSSPSQASLIGRLKMCSKSVVFEAKDNLRLPLVKIAYKDCLQIRRWEPTSLAASDCNVLTIECSQYTEMLNDNVVQPYRFCQERRVFLFSFHYAKLDDYIQQLCQLHRASTLHAYEQNSMIATIVFSRHNRVKFNPLWLENLYEKIIVDYQVDEINPLVVNPGRLLLTNVFVYFQPYNNIQTYPVLKIRLKSIQSFIKRRFLLRHVGLEIKWSASHPSERREQLLYVSFRGQSERDDFYANVLEQDDFSVVEQIPESITLKWQNGLISNYDYLLYLNSLADRTYQDLTQYPVFPWVISDYSSERLNLSDPAVYRDLTKPIGALNEERLQRLLERYEEMGDPKFLYGSHYSAPGLVLFYLVRKYPKLMLCLQNGRFDHPDRMFNKLEDVYINCLNNMADFKELVPEFYDTESGGDFLLNKMKINFGQRFDGTPVNHVHLPKWSEGSPEKFVRLLRDALESDVVSANLHHWIDLIFGYKQRGEEAVKANNLFYYLCYEGSVDLDEIKDLAKRHALEVQISEFGQIPKQLFRTPHVPKLVKIETSLNNGQILPASGGELRIELDAQYHSHKDEITSLLLDETMGSIFTTSKDGTFKCYSLTERRQTRSVQVSDMPLSAARLTSEKLIILGCWDNSIIIYNLDYGRISQVISAHDDAVSCLSSVDASELLVSGSWDCSVKIWNSFHIDAVIGYLPLEDKIVCLDTFQSGNSLKVIVGSASGEVFLWKLTLKHNNRKQPIDIETQEHKLVVQHREGAVCVARFNRTGSLIVSCGEDRMFNIVDIETGMVIFKREMVSPVGTLCWTKDDKYLLLGDRGGVLYVWNMLDGVIQRELVVHSGGVYCIGSTRDGQIITSGKDDRDYCVKIWRCNL from the exons ATGGAAAAGGAAAG ATTTTCACTGCTGCTTCTTGAACCGGGTGAAATTTACTTCGAAGATTTCTCCGTGGATCTGATGCAACCGTACGATGGACACGGTTCCTCGTCTTCGTCATCGTCCCCGTCGCAAGCTTCCCTGATTGGGCGGCTAAAAATGTGCTCAAAGTCAGTGGTTTTCGAAGCTAAGGACAATCTCAGACTGCCGCTAGTGAAAATAGCCTACAAAGACTGCTTGCAGATCCGCCGCTGGGAACCGACCAGTCTGGCCGCCTCGGACTGCAACGTACTGACGATCGAGTGTAGCCAGTACACGGAAATGCTCAACGACAATGTGGTCCAACCGTACCGCTTTTGCCAGGAACGGCGCGTATTTCTGTTCAGCTTTCATTACGCCAAACTGGACGATTACATCCAGCAGCTGTGTCAGCTACATCGGGCTTCGACCCTGCATGCCTACGAGCAGAACAGTATG ATCGCAACCATCGTCTTCTCCCGCCACAACCGGGTGAAATTCAATCCTCTCTGGTTGGAGAATCTGTACGAGAAAATTATCGTCGACTATCAGGTGGATGAGATCAATCCTCTGGTGGTGAATCCCGGCCGGTTGCTGCTGACAAACGTGTTTGTCTACTTTCAGCCGTACAACAATATTCAAACG TACCCGGTGTTGAAAATCCGCCTCAAATCGATTCAGAGCTTCATCAAGCGACGCTTTCTGCTGCGCCACGTCGGTCTGGAAATCAAGTGGTCCGCGTCCCATCCGTCCGAGCGTCGCGAGCAGCTGCTGTACGTATCCTTCCGTGGTCAGTCCGAACGGGATGACTTTTACGCGAACGTTCTCGAGCAGGACGATTTTTCCGTCGTCGAACAGATCCCGGAAAGTATCACGCTCAAGTGGCAAAATGGGCTCATCTCGAACTACGACTATCTGCTGTATCTGAACAGTTTGGCCGATCGGACGTATCAGGATTTAACGCAGTATCCGGTGTTTCCGTGGGTGATTAGCGATTACAGCTCGGAGCGGTTGAATCTAAGCGATCCCGCTGTCTATCGGGATCTCACGAAACCGATTGGAGCATTGAATGAGGAAAGACTGCAACGACTGCTGGAGCGGTATGAAGAGATGGGTGACCCGAAGTTTCTGTACGGTTCGCACTATTCCGCTCCTGGACTGGTTCTGTTCTATTTGGTGAGGAAGTATCCGAAGTTGATGCTGTGTTTGCAGAACGGACGCTTCGATCATCCGGATCGGATGTTTAACAAATTGGAGGATGTGTACATTAACTGCTTGAATAACATGGCCGATTTCAAAGAATTGGTGCCGGAGTTTTACGACACAGAAAGCGGAGGAGATTTCTTACTGAACAAGATGAAGATCAATTTCGGACAGCGCTTTGACGGGACTCCAGTTAATCACGTGCATCTGCCCAAGTGGTCCGAAGGCTCTCCGGAGAAGTTTGTGCGGCTGCTGAGAGACGCACTTGAGTCGGACGTTGTGTCCGCTAATCTGCACCATTGGATTGACCTGATTTTTGGGTACAAGCAAAGGGGTGAGGAAGCAGTTAAAGCGAATAATT TGTTTTACTACCTATGCTACGAGGGCTCGGTGGATTTGGACGAAatcaaagacctggcaaaacggCATGCACTGGAGGTTCAAATATCTGAGTTCGGTCAAATTCCAAAGCAACTCTTCCGCACGCCCCACGTTCCAAAGCTGGTTAAAATTGAAACCTCTCTGAACAATGGCCAAATCCTACCCGCCAGCGGCGGCGAGCTGCGAATCGAGTTGGATGCCCAGTATCACTCCCACAAAGATGAAATCACCTCACTGCTGTTGGATGAAACGATGGGTAGTATCTTTACGACAAGCAAGGATGGTACCTTCAAGTGTTACAGTCTGACGGAGAGGCGACAGACTCGAAGCGTGCAGGTCAGCGATATGCCATTAAGCGCCGCTCGGTTGACCAGTGAGAAGTTAATCATACTGGGATGTTGGGACAATAGCAT AATAATTTACAACCTCGATTACGGACGGATTTCACAGGTGATATCAGCCCATGACGATGCGGTTTCGTGCCTCTCTAGTGTGGATGCGAGTGAATTGTTAGTGTCCGGAAGCTGGGACTGTAGCGTAAA GATATGGAACAGTTTCCACATCGATGCGGTGATCGGTTACCTCCCGTTGGAGGATAAAATCGTTTGTCTGGacacgtttcagtcgggtaaTAGTCTGAAAGTGATCGTTGGTTCTGCCAGCGGGGAGGTTTTCCTCTGGAAGCTGACACTGAAGCATAACAACCGGAAGCAACCGATCGATATCGAAACTCAGGAACACAAACTGGTTGTCCAGCACCGGGAGGGTGCTGTTTGTGTGGCACGCTTCAACCGGACGGGCTCGCTTATCGTAAGCTGCGGGGAGGATCGTATGTTCAACATTGTGGACATCGAAACCGGGATGGTGATATTCAAGCGGGAAATGGTATCCCCGGTAGGGACACTCTGTTGGACGAAAGATGACAAGTATCTACTGCTGGGTGATCGCGGTGGGGTATTGTACGTGTGGAATATGCTGGATGGTGTGATACAGAGGGAACTCGTGGTGCATTCCG GTGGCGTTTATTGTATCGGAAGCACCCGTGATGGTCAGATTATTACCAGTGGAAAAGATGATCGGGATTATTGTGTGAAAATATGGCGGTGCAATCTGTga